In one window of Brenneria goodwinii DNA:
- a CDS encoding glutathione S-transferase family protein: protein MAGLVDGKWVSGDVAAEEIKNGAFHRQETTFRQSEIVAQPGRYQLFVSYLCPWASRALIFRKLKGLENVITLSIAEPCIRDNGWEFSKPQDAGEQLGPIRFLHQLYTATDPHYTGKVSVPVLWDRQEGRIVNNESADIIRILNDDFDRLTDNNLDFYPPTLRGEIDRWNETIYHGINNGVYKTGFAKTQESYNQAVTVLFSTLDKVEAHLATRRYIAGDTLTEADWRLFVTLVRFDVAYHGAFKCNLRRIEDYPNLSNYLRELYQWPGVKETVNIGHIKAGYYDIRWLNPTGIVPLGPLVDFERPHDRKRLGASRVAAKR from the coding sequence ATGGCAGGTTTAGTGGATGGAAAATGGGTTAGCGGCGACGTCGCGGCGGAAGAAATTAAAAACGGCGCATTTCATCGGCAGGAGACAACATTCCGTCAGAGTGAAATTGTTGCACAGCCCGGACGTTATCAGCTTTTTGTCTCTTACCTCTGTCCATGGGCCTCTCGCGCCTTAATCTTCCGTAAGCTGAAAGGGCTGGAAAACGTCATTACGCTTTCCATCGCGGAGCCTTGCATCAGAGATAACGGCTGGGAATTCAGTAAGCCGCAGGATGCGGGCGAACAGCTTGGCCCTATCCGTTTCCTTCATCAGTTGTATACCGCAACCGATCCCCACTACACCGGGAAAGTGTCGGTGCCCGTTTTATGGGACCGTCAGGAAGGACGCATCGTCAACAATGAATCGGCGGATATTATCCGTATCCTGAACGATGACTTTGACCGACTGACCGACAACAACCTCGATTTCTATCCGCCCACGCTACGCGGCGAGATCGACCGCTGGAACGAAACCATTTACCACGGCATCAACAACGGCGTCTATAAAACCGGTTTCGCCAAAACGCAGGAGAGCTATAACCAGGCGGTGACCGTCCTGTTTTCGACGCTGGATAAGGTAGAAGCGCATCTGGCAACGCGCCGTTACATCGCCGGCGATACGCTGACCGAAGCCGACTGGCGTCTGTTCGTGACGCTGGTGCGTTTTGACGTCGCCTATCATGGCGCGTTCAAGTGCAATCTCCGCCGTATCGAAGATTATCCTAATCTGTCGAACTACCTGCGCGAACTGTATCAATGGCCCGGCGTGAAAGAGACCGTCAATATCGGGCATATCAAGGCCGGTTACTATGACATCCGGTGGCTGAACCCTACCGGCATCGTGCCATTAGGTCCGCTGGTGGATTTTGAACGTCCGCACGATCGCAAACGGCTTGGCGCTTCGCGGGTGGCGGCCAAACGCTGA